Genomic window (Bifidobacteriaceae bacterium):
ATTGAAGCATCGCGACCAGGGTGGCGGCGGCCGCTTCGGTGCCGGTCTCCTCCACCTTGATGACACCCTGGTGGAAAGCCTTGTCGACGTGCCCCGCGTTGGGCGCTATCCCGCTGAAGTCGGCGTTTTCGCCGAAGGCGTCGACCAGGCCCAACGACTGGAGAATCGGGATCAAGTCGACCGGGCCGCTGTCCGCCTCCCACTTCGGCAGCGTGATCGTCAACTCGGTGCTGGGCACGCTCTGGGCAAGCCACGCCCCCAACTGCGCGCCGTTCCAGTCCACTGAGCCAAGGCCGCCGCTTGGCATCACCGCGACCATCGCCAGGCTCGACGCGGCATAGGGAAGAACCGCGCCCAACGTGCCATCCGGCAGATTGATGTAGGCGGCCCCGTCCGTGGCCTCAAGCACCGCGTGCATCAACTGAGCCTGGACCACCTCGCCGGACGGCAAAGTGAAATCGCCCTCGGCCGTCAAGGGCTCGTCGAATGGCTGCGCCCAAGACGCCTTCAGATAGAGCGCGTTGACCAACGCGATGGTTGTCGCTGGGTCCAATTGGTCCACCAGCCTCGGGATCAGCTCGTTGGTCTTGTCGGAAACCCAAGCATTAATCAGGTCCACGGTGTCCGGGTCGGCGAACGACACGTCTTTGACCTCCGCGGCGTAGTTTTCACGGGCATTCGCCTCAAACGAAGGGTCCGCCGAAAGCCGATCAGGGTCGAACCAAAGCGAGTCGGCCACCGTAAGCAACGGGAGGACCGGTCCCCAATCGTCGCCCTCCCGTGTCCCGTTGTACCCGGACCAGGCCGCGATCAGTTCGGCCGCGCGGGCGTTCGCGCCCGCCCGGTCCATGCCGAGGACCTCGGCGAATTGGCGCTCGGTCTCGCCGCGCGCGCCTTCGCCCGTCATGGCCAGGGCGAAGAAAAAGGTTAACTCCTGGCAGGTGGTCAAAAGGTAACCGGCAAGCGTCCGCCAATCCGATCGCCTGGGGCCTGCCCATCCGATCCGCCGCGCCGCCCGGAACGCGCCACAGATCCGGCAGAAGACCCGGCCGTGCCCCGGACGCCGCGCAGATCTCTGGCGAAAGACCCGGCCGTGCCGTTTGGGTGCCCTCGGCGTCAACGATGACCGGGGCGAACGGTTCCGAACGCGGCGGTCAGGCCGACGGCGGGGCCAAGGTCGCCGCCCGCCGTTTCTTGGGCGGTCCCTGGCCGAGCCGTCGGCGTTCGCCGGTCAGCCAAGACCAGGCGGGCCCCGTCAAAGCGAAGATTGCGGGCATGGCGAGGTAGCGGTAGCGGGGCTGGACCTCAATGGCGAGGTGGACCAGGGCGTAGGCGGACACGAACAGGGCCAGGAAGACGGCCAGGCGGCTCCACCGGCGGTCGCGGTTCAGCGCGAACACGCCGGCGGCGGCCAGCAACACGGCTGGCAGGAACACGCCGCGCTCCAGGAGCACCGAGTAGTGCGCCACCGTGAACAGGTGCTTGTCCGGAATGGCGTAGTAGTCGGCCACGGTCTTGTAGCTGGGGCCGTACTGGGGCCAGAACTGGAAGGTCGAGGTGTCCTGCCGCGCCCACAGGAGGGAGGACTGGCGGTCGACAACATGGGGCCAGCTATCCGGGAGGCGGCGCAAGCTTTGCTTCAACAGTTCCCGTGCGATCTTCCGGGCCTCCGGATTGGGGGTGGGCGCGTAGGCGCCAATGGATCCGTAATCGCTGCCCTCCGGCGGCTGAAGGCCAAGGACGAACTTCCACTCCGGCAAGTTGTTGGCGCTTCCCTCCGGATTGATCCCGGACGCCTTGACCACCAGGTTGGCGCCGACCCCCACCAGCGCGTAGACCGCCAGGGCGGCGAGGGCCGCCGCGACCGATAAGCCCAGCGGGCGCCACGACTGCCCGGCGTGCCGCCGCATAACCGGCCACACCACCGAAGTGGCTGCAAGAGCCACGCACACCACGATCCCGGCGGGGCGGGCCAAGTTGCCCAATTCGAGCACCAAGCCGCCCAAGACCACCAGGGCCCAACCGGCCCACCTGCCTTTCCGCAGGCCCCTGCCGCTCCCGCCGCTCGCCGAACCGGCGGCGGGCGACCCGCCACGGGTGGTCCGCGACGTGATCCGGCCAACGCCGCACAACACCAGATACGCGCCGAGTATCAGGAGGAAGGCCGACAAATGGTCGTTGGTTAGGACGTTGGCCTCGAGATACGGCCCTGGGTAGGCCAAGTACAGGCAGCCGGCGAACAGGCCGGCCACGGCGGACCCGGTCAAGCGGCGCGCGAACAGGTAGACCAGGAAGTTGGTGCCCGCCATGGCCAGGGCACCCACAATCAGCAAGGGGATGATCGAGCCGCCGAACAGCTTCAGCATCACCGCCTCGTAAATGGCGAACGGCGTCTGATAGGCGAAGAAGTGCCAGTAGGCCAACTCGGTGAAGCTGTGGTCGCCCCGCAGGATCGCCTCCGCCGCCTGGTACATGGTCAAGAAGTCGGACCGCTGCTGGGTCTTCCAGCGCAGGGCGAAAACGGCCTTGACCGCGAAGAACATGAGGAAGATGGCGGCTGGCGCCACCCACTTGGGGAGGCGCCAGGAGCGCCAGACGGCCAGCGCCCGGCGTCCCGCGATCCGCCAGAGGCCCGCCGCCGCCAGGCATGCCGCCCCGGCGCCCAACCACCACAGCCCGAAGTCCGCCCGCGATCCGCGTAGGACGGCCACGGCCGCGATCGCCGCCAGGACGGCGAACGATCCGGCGGCCACGAGCCAACGCGTCAGCCACCCCAGTTTGGTCTCCGCTGGCCGGGTCGGGCTCATGCCTTACCACTCCTGTTCCTGTCGCAATTCACAAGCGCCCTGCCAGACGGGCGGGCGTGCGGGCGCATGGCCCCCCAACACCCTAACGTCACGCGCCGCCCGTCTGGTCGTCGCCGTCCGGGCGCGAGGCGCGACTTGGGGTGGCGCCCGAAGGCGCCGGCGCCAATGGTTTGGGCCGTGTGGTCTTGGTGGGCCGCGCGGGGGGTCCAACCTGTGAGAGGAGGATTCCGGCCATCATCAGGCAGGCGCCCAGGTAGCCGCGCGGCCCCATGTTCTCATGGAGGATCAGCGCTCCGCCCAGCGCCCCGAAGACGGCCTCCAACGACATGATCAGGGCGGCGGGCGTGGGCGCGGCATCGCGTTGCGCCAGGACCTGGAAGGTGTAGGCCAACCCGACTGAAATCAGACCCCCGTAAAGCACGGGGATGAGCGCCAGGTCCAGACCCGCGAACGGCCTGGGGTCCAAAACCAGGGCCAGGAGGGCCGAAGTCAAAGCGCAAAAGCCGAATTGCGAACAGGCGAAGCGGAGGGCCGGCAGCCGGCCGGCGTAACGGTCCACCGCGAGGATCTGGACTGCGAAGCAAACCGCCGAGAGCATTGCCAGGCCGTCGCCCCGCGCAAAGCTGAAGGTGTCGGTGATCGCCACGAAATACAGCCCGACCAGCGCCAGCACAATCCCGGCGACGGTCAGCCAGCGGATCCGCATGCCGATGAACACTCCGAAGACCGGGACCAGCACCAGGTACAAGCCGGTGACGAACGCGGCGTTGCCGGCGGTGGTGTCCGGCATGGCGGCCTGTTGGAGTCCCGCCGCCGCCGTCAGCAGGGCGCCGCAGGCCAGGCCGGGCAAGATCACCGGCCGGGTCAGGCGCCGCCGCCGCTCCCGGTCGAAGCGCCGCCGCCGGTCGAGCGCCATCACCACGCCGCCAATCATGGCCGCCCCGAGCGCGAAGCGGACGGCGTTGAAGGTGAACGGGCCAACGTGGTCCGACCCTTCCTTTTGGGCGGTGAAGGCCAGCCCCCACAGCATCGCTGCCACCACCAGCATCAAGTTGGCTCGGATCAGGCGGCGGTTAGGCGGCAAGGCTCGGCTTTCTCGGCTGACGGGTGGATGGTGCACGGTCCCGTCGCCGCCTCCCCGCCCACCTCCGGTCGTTGAAGACAGGCGTTGGCCGGCCGCTGGCGGCATTGGGTCAACACAGGGTACTCCGAACGGGCCCATCCCCGCCGCGCGGGCGTCCAGCGTGCGCTGGCCACGAGAGCGCAAGGCCCCAAAGTCGCCAACCGCGGGCTTCCGCCGGTGGAACAATGGCGGACGTGACTGCCCCGCCCACCTGGCCCGACGCACGGGCTGACCACCGCGCACCACGGCCAGTGACTCTGGCGGCCGGGTCCTTCGAGTCGCCCATCGGCCGCTTGGGACTTTTCGCCACCGAGGCGGGGTTGGCGAAGGTGGCCTTCGAGGCGGAGGAGGCCGACCAGACGGCACGGATGGTGGCGGAACAATTGGGCGCAACGCCGGTCGACCAGCCGGAGCGGCTCGACCCGGTGAAACGGCAGCTTGAGCAGTACTTCGACCGGGGTCGTCGCATCTTCGACCTAAAGCTCGACCTGAGCTTGATCCACGGCTTCACCTTGGCGGTGATCAAACGGCTGAACATACTGCCGTACGGTCGAACCATCTCCTACGGCGACATCGCGAAGGCGGTTGGCCAACCCGACGCGGCTCGGGCCGTGGGCCGGGCCTGTTCGGCCAATCCCGTGCCGGTCGTGGTCCCCTGCCACCGGGTGGTCCGGGGCGACGGGGCCGTGGGCGGCTTCGGCGGTGGGATCGAAATCAAGAAGGCGCTGCTCCACCTGGAAGGGGTCAAACTGCAGTGAGCGAACTCGGCTGGGGAATCATGGCGACCGGCGGGATCGCCCGGCAATTCGCCAAAGACCTGAAACTGGACGGACACCGGCTGGCGGCCGTCGGATCACGGGACGTCCGCAAGGCCCAAGCGTTCGCCGACCAGTTCGGGGCCGAACGCGCCCACGGCTCCTACGAGGATTTGGCGGCGGACCCGGCGGTCGACATCGTGTACGTGGCCACCCCCCACACCCACCACCTGACCGGCGCGCTGACGGCCATCGAAGCGGGCAAACACGTGCTGGTGGAGAAGCCGCTGACGGTCAACGCCGCCGAAGCGCGCGCCCTGGCCAAGGCGGCCCAGCAGGCCGGCGTCACCGCCATGGAGGCCATGTGGACGCGCTTCCTGCCCCACATGATCCGGTTGCGGGAACTGATCGCCGAAGGCGTGCTGGGCGAACTGGAAGGCCTGGTGGCGGACCACACGCAGGCTTTGCCTGACGACCCGCGTCACCGCCTCAACGATCCGGCCCTGGGCGGCGGAGCGCTGCTTGACCTGGGTGTATACCCCATCTCCTTCGCGTTCGACTTGTTGGGCCGCCCGAGCGGGATCGATGTGAAGTCATCCAGCCTGGGTCCCACAGGCGTTGACAAATCAGTGGCCGCCGAGTTCGCCTACCCCAGCGGCGCGCGGGCGCTGTGGGTGACCGGATCCGACAACCGCGGCCCAAACGTGGCGGTGGTGCTCGGCTCGCGCGCCCAGGCCAAACTGGACGCAGTCTGGTACACGCCCACCCAGATGCGGATCTCCACACCGGACGGGAAAGTGGTCGGCGCTTTCGAAGGTGCCACTCCGGGCCGCGGCATGCAGTTCCAAGCCCGCGAACTGGAGCGCCTGGTCGAAGAGGGCAAGCCGACCAGCGACCTGATGCCGCTGACGCAGTCGATCGCCATCATGGAGGTAATGGACCAGATCAGGGCTCAGATCGGGGTGCGCTACGCCGCCGATTCGGCGTGAGCCGCCAGCTGCCGGAACAACAAGTGGGCGTTGAAGTGCGGCAAACGGCCCCCTGCCGGACATGACCATGGCAGGGGAACGAACCGAACCGTCCTTCCACGAACGGAGCACTTGTGACACAGCCCGGCCCCGCCGCCGGCCACGGCCTGGTGGAGCAGTTGTTCGCGGAGCACGCGTCCACCGTGTACCGGTATTGCCGCCTCAGGTTGGAGAAAGACGACGCGCACGATGCCGTCAGCGAGGTTTTCGTGGTCGCTTTGCGCCGCTGGGATCAGATTCCCGAGGCGCGGGTCGCGTGGTTGCTG
Coding sequences:
- a CDS encoding Gfo/Idh/MocA family oxidoreductase, with product MSELGWGIMATGGIARQFAKDLKLDGHRLAAVGSRDVRKAQAFADQFGAERAHGSYEDLAADPAVDIVYVATPHTHHLTGALTAIEAGKHVLVEKPLTVNAAEARALAKAAQQAGVTAMEAMWTRFLPHMIRLRELIAEGVLGELEGLVADHTQALPDDPRHRLNDPALGGGALLDLGVYPISFAFDLLGRPSGIDVKSSSLGPTGVDKSVAAEFAYPSGARALWVTGSDNRGPNVAVVLGSRAQAKLDAVWYTPTQMRISTPDGKVVGAFEGATPGRGMQFQARELERLVEEGKPTSDLMPLTQSIAIMEVMDQIRAQIGVRYAADSA
- a CDS encoding DMT family transporter produces the protein MPPNRRLIRANLMLVVAAMLWGLAFTAQKEGSDHVGPFTFNAVRFALGAAMIGGVVMALDRRRRFDRERRRRLTRPVILPGLACGALLTAAAGLQQAAMPDTTAGNAAFVTGLYLVLVPVFGVFIGMRIRWLTVAGIVLALVGLYFVAITDTFSFARGDGLAMLSAVCFAVQILAVDRYAGRLPALRFACSQFGFCALTSALLALVLDPRPFAGLDLALIPVLYGGLISVGLAYTFQVLAQRDAAPTPAALIMSLEAVFGALGGALILHENMGPRGYLGACLMMAGILLSQVGPPARPTKTTRPKPLAPAPSGATPSRASRPDGDDQTGGA
- a CDS encoding methylated-DNA--[protein]-cysteine S-methyltransferase gives rise to the protein MTAPPTWPDARADHRAPRPVTLAAGSFESPIGRLGLFATEAGLAKVAFEAEEADQTARMVAEQLGATPVDQPERLDPVKRQLEQYFDRGRRIFDLKLDLSLIHGFTLAVIKRLNILPYGRTISYGDIAKAVGQPDAARAVGRACSANPVPVVVPCHRVVRGDGAVGGFGGGIEIKKALLHLEGVKLQ
- a CDS encoding glycosyltransferase family 39 protein; translation: MSPTRPAETKLGWLTRWLVAAGSFAVLAAIAAVAVLRGSRADFGLWWLGAGAACLAAAGLWRIAGRRALAVWRSWRLPKWVAPAAIFLMFFAVKAVFALRWKTQQRSDFLTMYQAAEAILRGDHSFTELAYWHFFAYQTPFAIYEAVMLKLFGGSIIPLLIVGALAMAGTNFLVYLFARRLTGSAVAGLFAGCLYLAYPGPYLEANVLTNDHLSAFLLILGAYLVLCGVGRITSRTTRGGSPAAGSASGGSGRGLRKGRWAGWALVVLGGLVLELGNLARPAGIVVCVALAATSVVWPVMRRHAGQSWRPLGLSVAAALAALAVYALVGVGANLVVKASGINPEGSANNLPEWKFVLGLQPPEGSDYGSIGAYAPTPNPEARKIARELLKQSLRRLPDSWPHVVDRQSSLLWARQDTSTFQFWPQYGPSYKTVADYYAIPDKHLFTVAHYSVLLERGVFLPAVLLAAAGVFALNRDRRWSRLAVFLALFVSAYALVHLAIEVQPRYRYLAMPAIFALTGPAWSWLTGERRRLGQGPPKKRRAATLAPPSA